TCAATTGCTAAAAGAATAACATTGATTTCATCACAAATTTTTTCAATTATTTCTTTGAATCTTATAGCTATGTTTCCGATTAATACTTTTTTACGTCTTTTTGGGCAAAAAACTACATGATATCTACAATTAAAAACCACATTAATAGTTACCTCTGTTTCAAAACTTTAATTTATAATACTTCGGAATGCCTTGTTTATAGGTATTTTATCCATATTCAATAAGTTGCTTTATGCGCTTTATCCCGTAAACAAACTTTTGTTATATTTCAATTAAAAAATCAACATAATTTTTATTAACCTAATCTAAAATGTTCCATATTAGATAAACGCAAGCGATAATGCCAAAATTTTTTTATTAAGAGATTACTTGACTTACGGCCATGCCCATCAGGATTGTTTAAATATAACTAAAATACAACTTAAAAAACTTATTGCATGAAGTTAAAAAACTTATTACAACTTGGACTATAATAAAAAGAACTTGAAAACTACCTATGGGTAAACTTATGACTGACTATCGATTAAAAAATCAATATAATTTTTATAAGTTCATCTAAAATGTTGACTTTTCTTATTCAAAGAAATATGAAAATTAAAATTAATATACAAAAATAAGCTCTTACCAAATTAAATGATCCAACTAAAAAGCAATAGAAAAGAAAAATAATGGAAACAAAAACAAAAATAGCTGTAGTAGGAATGTCTTGCCTTTTTCCAGGAGCAAAAAATATTAATGCATTTTGGAGTAACATTATAAACAAAGTAAATACTTCTGAACCAGTTCCAAACGATAGATGGATTATTAATCCTGATTTCGTATATGACAAAGACAATCCCCCTGATAAAGCCCGTTCAATAAAGGCATGCCTCATAAATGATTTCATATTTGACCCAAATGGATATGAAATATCGTCAGATTTTTTAAGCAAGCTCGATATCCTTTATCATTTTGTTCTTCATACTGGAAAAGAAGCTTTTCATTCTTGCAAGACAAATAATATAAACAAAAAAAATATAGGAGTTATTCTCGCTGCAATAGCTCTTCCAACTGACTCGTCTTCATATATTACAAGAAAACTATTTGGCAATATTTACAAAGAAAAACTTGGGCTATTACATAATAATGAAAATCCCTCTTTTTCAATAGAAGAATGCCTTTCAAGCCGTGTTACAAGTCTTCCAGCATCTATTCTTGCAAAAGCATTGGGCTTAGGAGGCGGTTCTTATACGCTTGATGCCGCCTGTGCATCTTCTCTTTATGCCATAAAACTCGCATGCGATGAACTTATAGCCCATAGAACTGACATGATGCTTGCTGGTGGAGTTAACCGAGCGGAATGTCTTTATACGCAAATTGGATTCTCACAGCTTAAAGCTCTTTCTCCAAGCGGTAAATGCTCAGCTTTTGATAAAAATGCAGACGGCCTTGTTGTCGGTGAAGGAGCAGGCATTATAGTTTTAAAAAGACTTGAAGATGCTTTAAGGGATAAAGATTCAATTTTATGCGTAATTGAAGGCATAGGTCTTTCAAACGATATGGGCGGAAATGTGCTTGCTCCTGCTACTGAGGGACAATTACGAGCAATGAAGTCTGCTTACGAAAAAGTAGGATGGAATCCCAATGAAATTGATATTATTGAATGCCATGGCGCTGGAACTCCTGTTGGAGATGAAATAGAATTATCAAGTATTAAAGCCCTATGGAGGGACTCCGACTGGAAAGATGGACAGTGCGCAATTGGCTCTGTAAAATCAATGATTGGACATCTTCTTACAGGTGCAGGCATAGCAGGATTTATAAAAACCGTTCTTGCAATTATGCATAAAACTCTCCCTCCGTCGCTTAATTTTTCAGAGCCTAAAAATAACAGTCCTTTAATTGATAGCCCTTTTAGAGTTCAAACTGAGCCTTTCAAATGGGAAAGAAGAAATGCTAATTCCCCTTTAAAGGCTGCTGTCAGTGCTTTTGGTTTTGGCGGCATAAACGCCCATGTTCTTATTCAAGAATGGCAGCAAGAACGAAAAAATACTTATTTGCCTGCTTCGTATATGGCTCAAAATAATGCTCCAATAGCAATAATAGGCATGGATGCTCATTTTGGGGAATTAAAATCCCTTTATGAATTCAAAACGTCAATATTAAAAGGCGAATCATCAATATCAAAAATGCCTGAAAATAGATGGAAAGGTAGTGATAAATATATATTAGACATACTTGGAATGAAAAATCTTTTCGGCTGCTTCATGGAAGATATAAAAACATTAGCTGGGGAATTTCATATACCTCCATCTGAAATTCTTGATATGCTTCCAGAACAACTTTTAATGTTAAAAGTATCTTCCGAAGCTATGAAAAATGCTGGTATTCTTCTCGATAGAAAAAAAAGACCAGATATGGGTGTAACCATTGGAATGAATTTTGACTTTGAAGCTACGAATTTTCATTTACGATGGTATTTCCACCATTTTTTTGAAGAATGGGAAAAATCTTTCGGAACAAAATTTGAGATAAACAATAAAAACGCTTGGCTTGAAGAACTAAGAAATTCATGGAATCCCCCTTTAACTTCTTCAAGAACTGTGGGTTCATTAGGAGCTATTACAGCAAGCAGAATTGCAAAGGAATTTTTATTTGGAGGTCCAAGCTTTATAGTTTCATGTGATGAGGCCTCTGGTATCAAAGCTTTAGAAATTGCATTAAGGTCCCTCCAAAATAATGAAACATATACATTTCTTGTTGGCTCAATTGATCTTTGCTGTGATCCAAGAAATATTGTTACATCCCACAAAATAAAGCCTTATTCAGATGATGTTAAAGTATGCCCCCTTGATGAATCTTCAAAAGGCAGGCTTCCTGGAGAAGGAGCTTGCGGCGTCGTTCTTAAAAAGCTTGACAATGCAATAAAAGATGGAGATAGAATTTATGCCGTAATTAAAGGCATTGGAAGTTCAAACGGCGGATGGTATGACGATAATTCTGCTTTAAAAGATGCCTATAAACTTTCAATGGAACGCGCTTTTAAAGACGCTTCAGTTGAACCATCTTCTATAAGTTATTTTGAAGCCCATGGAAGTGGAGATGCAATCGAAGATACTATAGAATTAAATGCTATCACCGATTTTTTTAGGGATAAAAGCCATCAAATTAGAGGTTTATCTGATGCTGGAGGAATTGCTCTTGGAACTGTGAAAGCAAATATCGGACATACAGGAGCATCTTCCGGCCTTGCTTCTATTGTTAAAACCGCTTTATGCCTTTATCAAGAAATAATTCCTCCTATTAGGAATTATAGTTCATCAAGAAATAATATATTAAAAGATTCTCCTTTCCATGTTCCAATCCTGCCACAATATTGGCTTAGAAACAGAATTGACGGACAAAGACGAGCCTGTGTGGCCGCTTTGACTACAGACGGTTGTATTTCCCATGTTATACTTGAAGGTGTTGATACTCAAAGTTCTTCAAAAAAAATAATACAGGAAAGAAAAAGACCTTTAGGGCTTAAAGAATCAGGCCTTTTTGCAGTTTATGGAGATACAAAAAATGAAGTTATAGAAAATCTTGAAGTGTTGAAAAGCCATATTCAAAATCCAGAATTTTCTAAAGAAGGATTTTTAATAGAAAAAGCTGCAAAACTTTGGTATGGAAAATCAAAGCAAGCTTCCAGAAGTAATTATGGTCTTGCCATTGTAGCTGGAAACACAAAAGAGGTTTTACATTGGATAAATGAGGCAAAAAAAGCTGTAGAAAATGATATCCCTCAAAAAATTAATGGGCCTTCTGGAATTAGATATTCTCCGTCTCCATTAGGAAAAGACGCTCGTATAGCATTTGTTTTTCCTGGTTCTGGAAATCATTATATCGGTATGGGTAGAGGCATAGGAGTAAACTTTCCAGATGTTTTACGCAAAATGGATGCTGAAACTAATCAGCTTGCAAGTCAAATGATTCCTTGGAGATATATGCCTTGGAGGTCGTCTTGGAAAAACAATTGGGAAGGCCAAGAATATGAAAAAATAGAATCAAATATCCTTACCATGATTTTTGGTCAAGTAGTTCACGGTGGTTTTGTAGCTAATTTAATAAAAAATTTTAAGATAAATCCCAATGCAGTTATAGGATACAGCCTTGGAGAATCAGCGGGTTTATTTGCAACAGGAGCGTGGCCAGAAAGAGGATCTATGCAGGAAAGAATGGAAAATTCCCCTCTTTTCTTTACTGAACTTGTTGGATCTTGCACATCTGCGAGAAAAGCATGGAAAATTCCTGATAATATTGATATAACATGGAAAGTTGCGGTTGTTAATAGAGCATCAGAGGCTGTAAACGAAGTAATTAAAAATTTTACACATGCTTTTCTTTTAATAGTAAATACTCCTGATGAATGTGTTATCGGAGGCCTTCAAAACGAAGTAGAAGATGTAATTAAAATTTTAAAATGTGAAGCTGTCTATCTTTATGGAGTTATAACTGTTCATTGTAATGCCGCTGAACCCTCTAAACGAGCATATAAACTCCTGCATGTATTTCCGACTAATCCTCCTTCAAATATCACATATTATAGCTGTCAAAAAGGTGATTCCTATGAGCTTACAAGTGAAAATGCCGCTTCTTCGATTTTAGCTCAAGCTTTATATGGATTTGATTTTTCAAAAACAATTAAAAAAGCCTATGATGATGGTATAAGAATTTTTCTTGAAATGGGTCCCCATTCTTCCTGTACTCGAATGATTGGAAGAACTTTAGGGGATTTACGTCATATTTCTGTTTCCGCTTGCACAAGAGGCGAGGATGATTATTTAACTCTTTTAAAATTTTTATCAGCTCTTATTTCTGAAAGAGTTCTTTTTGATTTGAATTATTTATATGGCCAAGACGCTTATCCTCCAGCCTTAGAAGAAAAAAAAGATATAACTGACGATCGAAAATCTATTGTTCTTACGATAGGAGGTAAATCTCCAATTATTCCAAAACCTGTAATTCAAGAAAAAATGTTGTGTTCAGAAGAAGGGGAAAAAATTCTTAAAAGTCAATTAATTTCCCCTGCTCCAATCATCATGCCACACAGCAATGAAATGAAAAAAAATGACATAAATGAAGAACATTCCTCAGAAGAAAAAATATCAACTTTAGATGAAGAATTTATTTATTATCCTGAAGATCCTTCAAATATAGACTTAGAAGAAAAATTCGATTTATTTTTAGATATGATAAAACCAATGGAAAATAATTTAGTTCTTTTTTCAAAAATCCACAGGCAATTTTTAGATTTTTCAAAAAATCTTACCAATTCGTATGGAGAAGTTTTTAAATTTGCTACGGATATCGGAAGTTTGATTCTTTCAGAAGAAAAAATTGCTGAATATGAATATTCTAATGAAGAAATTATAGAATTAGTACCAGAAATCATTGAACCTTTATTTCCACGACAAATGTGCATGGAATTTGCCATAGGTTCAATAAAAAAAGTTTTAGGATCTGAATTTGCCGAAATTGATAATTATCCTGTTAGAGTCCGACTTCCTGATGAGCCTTTAATGCTTGTGGATAGAATATTGTCCGTTGAAGGAGAAAAATTGTCCCTTAGCTCAGGCAGAATTGTAACGGAACATGATGTTTATGAAAATGCTTGGTATCTTGATGGAGGCAGAGTTCCTGTCTGCATTTCAATAGAAGCCGGTCAAGCTGATTTATTTCTTTGTTCATATCTTGGAATTGATCTTGCCGTGAAAGGTAAAAGATCTTACCGATTACTTGACGCTGTAGCAACTTTTCATAGTAGACTTCCAAAAGCAGGAGATATCATACGATATGAAATTGAAATTCATAAATTCATAAAGCAAGGCGAAACTTATCTTTTCTTTTTTAGTTTTAACGGCTTTATAAAAAATGCCCACGTAATAAGTATGAGAAATGGCTGTGCTGGTTTTTTTACAGATGAAGATATAAAAAAATCTGGAGGTATAATTTTAACTCCAGAAGAACAAATGCCTAAAAAAGGCATAAAACCATCTGATTGGAAAGAACTCGTTCCGTTTTATACTGAATCTTATAATGAAAATTCTGTTAAGGCTATACGGGAAGGTAATCTTGAAAAAGCTTTTGGTAGTTTATTCCACGGAGTAACTCTCTCTGAATCATTAAGATTGCCAAGCGGAAGAATGGAGCTTATACATAGAATACTTAAATTAGATCCAAATGGCGGTCGTTACAGTTTAGGAATAATTCAAGCAGAAGCAGATATTCATGCTGATGATTGGTTTTTAACCTGTCATTTTGTAGATGACATGGTTATGCCTGGAACATTGATGTATCAGTGTTGTGAGCATACTTTAAGGGTATTTATATTACGAATGGGATGGGTTACTGATAAAAAAGATGTATGTTATGAACCTGTTCCTAACACTCCAGCAGTCCTTAAATGCCGAGGACCTGTAACTATTAAAACTAAAAAAGTCGTTTATGAACTTGAGATAAAAGAGCTTGGTTATAATCCTGAGCCTTATGTCATAGCTGATGCTTACATGTATGGCGATGGAAAAATGATAGTAATGTTTAGGGAGATGTCCTTAAAAATATCAGGAATTCAAAAAAATGAAATAGATGAATTTTGGAAAAATAGAATAACAGGAGAAACTCTTGAAAAACCTACTTTGTTTGATACGAAAAAACTCCTTGCGTATGCAATTGGAAATCCTTCTGAAGGGTTTGGCGAAAA
The sequence above is drawn from the Desulfobacterales bacterium genome and encodes:
- a CDS encoding transposase, which produces MVFNCRYHVVFCPKRRKKVLIGNIAIRFKEIIEKICDEINVILLAIEVMPGSFKLSERKRTISSCIETASGRAVPASFGLAQRQSCSHA
- a CDS encoding type I polyketide synthase — translated: METKTKIAVVGMSCLFPGAKNINAFWSNIINKVNTSEPVPNDRWIINPDFVYDKDNPPDKARSIKACLINDFIFDPNGYEISSDFLSKLDILYHFVLHTGKEAFHSCKTNNINKKNIGVILAAIALPTDSSSYITRKLFGNIYKEKLGLLHNNENPSFSIEECLSSRVTSLPASILAKALGLGGGSYTLDAACASSLYAIKLACDELIAHRTDMMLAGGVNRAECLYTQIGFSQLKALSPSGKCSAFDKNADGLVVGEGAGIIVLKRLEDALRDKDSILCVIEGIGLSNDMGGNVLAPATEGQLRAMKSAYEKVGWNPNEIDIIECHGAGTPVGDEIELSSIKALWRDSDWKDGQCAIGSVKSMIGHLLTGAGIAGFIKTVLAIMHKTLPPSLNFSEPKNNSPLIDSPFRVQTEPFKWERRNANSPLKAAVSAFGFGGINAHVLIQEWQQERKNTYLPASYMAQNNAPIAIIGMDAHFGELKSLYEFKTSILKGESSISKMPENRWKGSDKYILDILGMKNLFGCFMEDIKTLAGEFHIPPSEILDMLPEQLLMLKVSSEAMKNAGILLDRKKRPDMGVTIGMNFDFEATNFHLRWYFHHFFEEWEKSFGTKFEINNKNAWLEELRNSWNPPLTSSRTVGSLGAITASRIAKEFLFGGPSFIVSCDEASGIKALEIALRSLQNNETYTFLVGSIDLCCDPRNIVTSHKIKPYSDDVKVCPLDESSKGRLPGEGACGVVLKKLDNAIKDGDRIYAVIKGIGSSNGGWYDDNSALKDAYKLSMERAFKDASVEPSSISYFEAHGSGDAIEDTIELNAITDFFRDKSHQIRGLSDAGGIALGTVKANIGHTGASSGLASIVKTALCLYQEIIPPIRNYSSSRNNILKDSPFHVPILPQYWLRNRIDGQRRACVAALTTDGCISHVILEGVDTQSSSKKIIQERKRPLGLKESGLFAVYGDTKNEVIENLEVLKSHIQNPEFSKEGFLIEKAAKLWYGKSKQASRSNYGLAIVAGNTKEVLHWINEAKKAVENDIPQKINGPSGIRYSPSPLGKDARIAFVFPGSGNHYIGMGRGIGVNFPDVLRKMDAETNQLASQMIPWRYMPWRSSWKNNWEGQEYEKIESNILTMIFGQVVHGGFVANLIKNFKINPNAVIGYSLGESAGLFATGAWPERGSMQERMENSPLFFTELVGSCTSARKAWKIPDNIDITWKVAVVNRASEAVNEVIKNFTHAFLLIVNTPDECVIGGLQNEVEDVIKILKCEAVYLYGVITVHCNAAEPSKRAYKLLHVFPTNPPSNITYYSCQKGDSYELTSENAASSILAQALYGFDFSKTIKKAYDDGIRIFLEMGPHSSCTRMIGRTLGDLRHISVSACTRGEDDYLTLLKFLSALISERVLFDLNYLYGQDAYPPALEEKKDITDDRKSIVLTIGGKSPIIPKPVIQEKMLCSEEGEKILKSQLISPAPIIMPHSNEMKKNDINEEHSSEEKISTLDEEFIYYPEDPSNIDLEEKFDLFLDMIKPMENNLVLFSKIHRQFLDFSKNLTNSYGEVFKFATDIGSLILSEEKIAEYEYSNEEIIELVPEIIEPLFPRQMCMEFAIGSIKKVLGSEFAEIDNYPVRVRLPDEPLMLVDRILSVEGEKLSLSSGRIVTEHDVYENAWYLDGGRVPVCISIEAGQADLFLCSYLGIDLAVKGKRSYRLLDAVATFHSRLPKAGDIIRYEIEIHKFIKQGETYLFFFSFNGFIKNAHVISMRNGCAGFFTDEDIKKSGGIILTPEEQMPKKGIKPSDWKELVPFYTESYNENSVKAIREGNLEKAFGSLFHGVTLSESLRLPSGRMELIHRILKLDPNGGRYSLGIIQAEADIHADDWFLTCHFVDDMVMPGTLMYQCCEHTLRVFILRMGWVTDKKDVCYEPVPNTPAVLKCRGPVTIKTKKVVYELEIKELGYNPEPYVIADAYMYGDGKMIVMFREMSLKISGIQKNEIDEFWKNRITGETLEKPTLFDTKKLLAYAIGNPSEGFGEKYKMFDKERIIARLPGPPYFFMDRVTHVEPEQWVVKAGGWIEAEYKIPKNEWYFKANKLSIMPFCVLLEIALQPCGWLAAYVGSALRSNEDLKFRNLGGNAILYREIIDDETLLTMRCRLTKVSEAGNIIIEEFDMEVLDDKGMIYKGDTTFGFFTKNALSKQVGVRDAAKFIYKPSDDEIKKGINHIFTDEAPLHPYDDNFTKPLAASMPSKALRMIDKIELFVKNGGHCGLGFIRASKKVDPSEWFFKAHFYQDPVCPGSLGIESFIQLIKFMVLERWPNLKESHRFAFALKPHNWIYRGQILPSNKNIEVEAWATEIIESPNPFIFASGVLKVDGLCIYKMENFGIGFIAC